The following proteins come from a genomic window of Sorghum bicolor cultivar BTx623 chromosome 3, Sorghum_bicolor_NCBIv3, whole genome shotgun sequence:
- the LOC8082508 gene encoding uncharacterized protein LOC8082508: MEREGSPTPPPPAKRPRDSSPTTIHSLTDDLLLRIFLCLPSLATLVRAALACRAWRRAVVSSPDFRRRFRELHPAPLLGLFFEAPSPVHDPALPAFPSFVPARRRERDLSVALRGGDFFLTCLQQHPSMAHSWEILDCRGGYVLLCNVDQTSAQAMAVVNPLARQCRLFDYGHVDTFEGCRGTPIGRNACLLCSEEEPASFRVVLLVHDESRVRATVFSSETCEWKIHPWVDVPERPRRSKSWLLNSNMQSNGFFYWVYKNYKYMVTLNMATMEFSAEELPQFLKNRCCSFSVGETNNGVRCIAYATDFTVGVMLRRTDGDGTEKWMLDRATPLDAQLDGVLRKQKRNYDELLVLAVRDGFVYLATSTKISDSANPSWFLSLCLETMKLENLFQRTYDGPARPYVMAWPRCLVTNNGCSPLDASMKCIKCLQRRKERI, encoded by the coding sequence ATGGAGCGCGAGGGGTCTCcaaccccgccgccgccggcgaagcGCCCAAGGGATTCAAGCCCCACCACCATCCACTCCCTCACGGACGACCTCCTgctccggatcttcctctgccTCCCCTCCCTCGCGACGCTCGTCCGCGCCGCGCTCGCCTGCCGGGCGTGGCGCCGCGCGGTGGTCTCCTCCCCGGACTTCCGCCGCCGCTTCCGggagctccacccggcgcccctCCTCGGCCTCTTCTTCGAGGCGCCCAGCCCCGTCCATGACCCGGCCCTCCCGGCCTTCCCCTCCTTCGTCCCAGCCAGGCGCCGCGAAAGGGACCTGTCCGTGGCCCTCCGCGGCGGCGACTTCTTCCTGACATGCCTTCAGCAGCACCCCTCCATGGCCCACTCCTGGGAGATCCTCGACTGCCGCGGCGGTTACGTCCTCCTCTGTAATGTTGACCAGACAAGTGCGCAAGCAATGGCGGTGGTGAATCCCCTGGCGCGACAGTGCCGGTTATTCGACTATGGCCATGTGGACACCTTTGAAGGTTGCCGTGGCACACCCATTGGGCGCAACGCCTGCTTGCTCTGCTCCGAGGAGGAGCCCGCATCGTTCCGGGTGGTGCTTCTTGTCCACGACGAGTCCAGGGTGCGGGCTACTGTCTTCTCCTCGGAGACTTGTGAGTGGAAAATTCACCCCTGGGTTGATGTCCCAGAGCGACCACGGCGATCAAAATCATGGCTTCTGAACAGCAACATGCAATCAAATGGGTTCTTCTACTGGGTTTACAAGAATTACAAGTATATGGTCACGCTGAACATGGCGACAATGGAGTTCTCTGCCGAGGAGCTCCCTCAGTTCCTGAAGAATCGGTGCTGCAGCTTCAGCGTCGGGGAAACAAACAACGGTGTGCGCTGTATTGCCTATGCTACTGACTTCACTGTTGGTGTGATGCTGCGTAGAACAGATGGCGATGGCACTGAGAAGTGGATGCTGGACAGGGCGACCCCATTAGATGCACAGCTTGATGGGGTTCTCAGGAAGCAGAAGCGCAACTATGATGAGCTCCTGGTGTTGGCTGTCAGGGACGGCTTTGTGTACTTGGCAACTTCAACCAAGATCAGTGATTCTGCGAACCCAAGTTGGTTCTTGTCGCTCTGCCTGGAAACGATGAAACTGGAGAATTTGTTTCAGAGGACATATGACGGTCCTGCACGACCCTATGTTATGGCATGGCCTCGTTGTTTAGTTACTAACAATGGGTGTTCTCCACTTGATGCTAGTATGAAGTGTATTAAGTGCCTTCAAAGGAGGAAGGAGAGGATATAA